The genomic segment ACAGCAACAGTGGAATCAGAAAAACTTAACAGAAATGACTTGAGGAGTTCACCAACCGCCTGTGCGAATGCACGAACGCCCCGACCGCATGCTGCGCGAGGCACGGTCTGGGACCAAGCTCTGAAACGGTTGTGAAGTGAGGAACAGAGAGAGGGTAAACAGAATAGGATCTCGCTGTTGAACTGAACGTGGACCCAATTCCGCGACGTTCAGTTCATCAAAACCGCGTACAAGGGAATCCCATCGAGTGAGGAGAACATTTCCCACCTGCATCATGTGCCGCGGAGTGCGTCGATTCACGCAGCCGTCGGGTACGTGGCGCGTACTCCGGCCGTGGCACGGTCGTCAAGAATCCGCATCAGTTTATCGTACTGGCGATTCACCGAATACTTCTCAACGGCCTTGCGCGCGTGAAGTACGCCGGGAACGTACAGGAACAGAGTCAACCCGAGGTTCGTGGCAGCTTGAAGGGGGCTCGAGGTCAGCAGAACGGCCAGCGGCGGACAAACGATAGCGAAGACGGATAACATGATGACAACTCCAGTAACCGAATCCGTCCGGTGATAATGATTCCCGACGGTTCAAGTACACCTTACAAGACGAACGGTTAAATCCCGCTTAACCGCATCTGAGTAACTGATGAGAGTATTGTCCATTCGGCAAACCGTGCCGCGCGTGTCACGCTTACCAGTACGCGAGGTCAGGTTAAATGGGACGACTGGGCACCCTTCACTCAACGATTCGTCGAGTTAGGGGTGTCCATTTGAAGCGAGTTGTGGAAAAGACGCGCGAACCGTCACTCGGGTTCGCGTGTGGAAGTGCTCCAATCGATCAGCCCGTCGGCGTCTCGCGCGACAGTTCCCGCTCACCCCACAGCGTTAACGTCAGCTGGAGTTTCGACTTCCAGCAGCGGAAGCTCGCGCGGGCCGCGCGTGTTGTCCAGCACGTACTTCTGGAAATAGTAAATGCGTTCCTCCCGGGTCCCGATCACACCGGCATGGGGGCTCGCAGCCATCCCCCTCTGGACACCCGTGTAGATCGCACCGTCCTCGGCGAACACCTGTTTGGCGACGAGTGTCGCGAGGGTGCGGAGCGAGCGGTAGAGTGCCCAGGCGAGCGGGTTCTTTCGGAAGCCGCGCAGGGTGAAGAAGATCGAGCGATACCGGCACGTCGTCGGCCCGGTCGGGAAGACGCACTGCATCATGCGGAACGAGTCGAGCGAACTCCCGGTCGCGTGCGGGTGCAGAACGCGGTGCCAGTAGTCCTTCGTAACAGGCACGCCGAGCCGCCGGATGATCCAGTCCTGTGACCGCGTCGCGAAGTCCCGCGGCGGGGTCGTCCGGAACGACGTGAACTGCTCGGTCAGTTCGTGCCACGCGCTCTCTTCCGGCGGGAAGTCTTTGAACGTGTGCGGGTGAACTTCCGGAATGTGGTACGACTCGAGCGAGTTCTCCAACACCACTTTCCAGTTACACTCGAACTCCTTCTCCCACGTGGCGGCGTGCCGGTACGCCCCGCCATGGCTCTGCCACACGTCCCACAGCGGCCCGATCCACTCGCGCAGCGACGGACCGGTGTCGGACAGGTTGATGAACACGAGGTCGCCGCAGGTGTCCAGACGGAACGGTTTGAGACACGAGTTGTCGCGGTCCCAGGGGCGAAACGCCCGCGCGTCCGGGATCTTCCCGGTGCCGCCCTCCTTGGTGAACTCCCACCCGTGGTACTGGCAGCGC from the Frigoriglobus tundricola genome contains:
- a CDS encoding YqaE/Pmp3 family membrane protein, translating into MLSVFAIVCPPLAVLLTSSPLQAATNLGLTLFLYVPGVLHARKAVEKYSVNRQYDKLMRILDDRATAGVRATYPTAA
- a CDS encoding aromatic ring-hydroxylating oxygenase subunit alpha yields the protein MFTNQHHLRHLLRPEHYTSEDQYRLELRHLFKPAWHPVAARAEVARPGDFLTLDLLETPILVRNFDGELRAFLNVCPHRHSRLTDKRKGNAAKLRCQYHGWEFTKEGGTGKIPDARAFRPWDRDNSCLKPFRLDTCGDLVFINLSDTGPSLREWIGPLWDVWQSHGGAYRHAATWEKEFECNWKVVLENSLESYHIPEVHPHTFKDFPPEESAWHELTEQFTSFRTTPPRDFATRSQDWIIRRLGVPVTKDYWHRVLHPHATGSSLDSFRMMQCVFPTGPTTCRYRSIFFTLRGFRKNPLAWALYRSLRTLATLVAKQVFAEDGAIYTGVQRGMAASPHAGVIGTREERIYYFQKYVLDNTRGPRELPLLEVETPADVNAVG